The Candidatus Binatus sp. region CGGCGACCGAGCGCTTCTGGCAGGGCGCGAAGAAAGTGCTCGGCAATCCGGAGTGGATGGAGACGGAGTTTCTGCAGACTGCGCTGGGACGCGTTGGGCATATCGACATGATCGAGGCGGGCCTGATGGATTGGCTATCGACGCAGACGCGCGCCGAGGCGTTCGAAAAATCGCAGGCTGAGCACGTGCCATGCTTCCCGGTTCATTCGCCCGCGGACGTCGCGGCGAACGAGCAATACAAGGCGCGGCGTTTTTTTATCGAGCACGATCATCCGGTGGCGAAAGAAGTGCGGATGCCCGGCGCGCCGTGCAAGTTCTCGCGCACGCCGTGGCGAATCGTGCGCGGTGCACCGCGTCTCGGCGAGCACAATCGCAAAATCTTCGGCGAGCGGCTCGGGCGCACAGAATCGGAACTCGCGGCGCTCGCGGCGGAGCGAATCATATGAACAAGATGCCACTCGCGGGCATTCGCATCGCGGACTTCGGCTGGATCTACGCCGTGCCGCATGCGACCGCGTGGCTCGGCGCACTCGGCGCCGACGTGATTCGCATCGAGAGCATGCGTGCGCCCGACTTGGTGCGATTTCTCACCGGCACCGACGGGATCGTTGGCGCGAATCGGAGCGGCATCTTCAACGCGATCAATACTTCGCGGCGCAGCATCGTGCTGAATCTCGCGACTCCGGAGGCGCAGCAGATCGCGCGCGGGATCGTCGCGCAGAGCGATATCGCTTGCGAAAATTTTACCGTCGGCAACCTCGCCAAGTACAATCTCGGCTACGACGATCTCGTCAAAATAAA contains the following coding sequences:
- a CDS encoding CoA transferase, with amino-acid sequence ATERFWQGAKKVLGNPEWMETEFLQTALGRVGHIDMIEAGLMDWLSTQTRAEAFEKSQAEHVPCFPVHSPADVAANEQYKARRFFIEHDHPVAKEVRMPGAPCKFSRTPWRIVRGAPRLGEHNRKIFGERLGRTESELAALAAERII